In Candidatus Cohnella colombiensis, one DNA window encodes the following:
- a CDS encoding carbohydrate ABC transporter permease, translating to MNTISAAKQKRLNRSFLGDASLFLFLSVFAAFMVVPLVYTVSNALKPLNELFLFPPTLWVRHPSLNNFIDLFHLMSNSWVPFTRYIFNTVFITLAGTLGHVVLASAAAYPLAKHKFPGGKILFSIVVLSLMFSPKVTNIPNYVIMSWLGWIDNYAAIIVPAFAYSLGLYLMKQFMEQIPDALLESAKIDGASEYRIFWQIVMPLVKPAWLTLTILSFQTLWGTWGGNFIYSEQLKPLPYALNQIVQGGIVRAGPGAAVAMFMMIVPVTIFIVSQSSIIQTMASSGMKE from the coding sequence ATGAACACGATATCCGCAGCCAAACAGAAGCGGTTGAACCGATCCTTCTTAGGGGATGCATCCCTCTTTCTATTCTTGTCCGTATTCGCGGCGTTCATGGTTGTACCATTGGTTTATACAGTTAGCAATGCGCTCAAGCCACTCAATGAGTTGTTCTTGTTCCCTCCGACTTTGTGGGTGCGGCATCCGTCGCTGAACAACTTTATTGATTTGTTCCATCTGATGTCGAATTCATGGGTGCCGTTCACACGCTACATTTTCAACACGGTATTCATTACATTGGCAGGTACGCTGGGACACGTCGTATTAGCATCGGCAGCAGCATATCCACTAGCGAAGCACAAATTTCCTGGTGGAAAAATTTTGTTCTCGATCGTCGTGCTTTCCTTGATGTTCTCGCCGAAGGTTACGAATATTCCAAACTACGTCATTATGTCTTGGTTAGGTTGGATCGATAACTATGCAGCAATCATCGTGCCTGCATTCGCATATTCACTCGGGTTATATCTGATGAAGCAGTTTATGGAGCAAATTCCAGATGCATTGCTAGAATCGGCAAAGATTGATGGAGCGAGTGAGTACAGGATTTTCTGGCAAATTGTCATGCCACTTGTTAAACCAGCATGGTTGACGCTGACGATCTTGTCCTTCCAAACGCTATGGGGGACGTGGGGCGGTAACTTCATCTACAGCGAGCAGTTGAAGCCGTTGCCTTACGCGCTTAATCAAATTGTACAGGGCGGTATCGTTCGTGCAGGTCCAGGCGCGGCCGTCGCTATGTTCATGATGATTGTACCTGTAACGATATTCATCGTATCCCAGAGTAGCATCATTCAAACGATGGCTAGCTCAGGAATGAAGGAGTAG
- a CDS encoding Yip1 family protein, with amino-acid sequence MWKARIKYPFYVVLHPFKGFWDLKYERLGTLGIAMAILFLVSLAEMFQYQYAGFVVNKNPPMSFNSLIQLRNIILPFFLWCVANWSLTTLMDGEGKFKEIIIATAYSTLPIFLLFVPATIYSRFITLEETAFYYYLNTFAIIWFMYLLFVATMTVHQYTVAKTLVTIFLTIVCMGFIIFLGMLFFSLIQQMYSFFYTIYRELQFRN; translated from the coding sequence ATGTGGAAAGCGCGGATTAAGTATCCCTTTTACGTCGTCCTCCATCCGTTTAAAGGGTTCTGGGATTTGAAGTATGAGAGGCTAGGAACTTTAGGCATTGCAATGGCAATCCTGTTCCTAGTGTCTTTGGCAGAGATGTTCCAATATCAGTACGCAGGCTTTGTAGTAAACAAAAACCCACCGATGTCGTTCAATAGCTTAATTCAATTAAGAAACATCATATTGCCGTTTTTTCTCTGGTGTGTAGCAAACTGGTCGTTAACAACTTTGATGGATGGCGAAGGGAAATTTAAAGAAATCATCATCGCAACAGCCTATTCAACTCTTCCAATCTTTCTGTTATTCGTGCCTGCAACGATATATAGCCGATTTATAACGTTGGAAGAAACAGCATTTTACTATTACTTGAATACGTTTGCGATTATTTGGTTTATGTATTTGCTGTTTGTTGCAACGATGACAGTCCATCAATATACCGTTGCGAAGACTTTGGTGACCATTTTCCTAACGATCGTCTGTATGGGCTTTATTATCTTCCTCGGTATGCTTTTCTTTAGCTTAATTCAACAGATGTACAGCTTTTTCTATACGATCTATCGAGAATTGCAATTTCGAAATTAG
- a CDS encoding sugar ABC transporter permease produces MSRAGIDNTNIPQQTALIGRPAPTRFQLWWQEVKKNKHSYVLMSPYMLLFFLFTVLPVCIAIVISFTYFNLLEFPKWVGWHNYSRMFLEDEIFLTAIKNTFIFAGITGPISYAMCFVFAWLVNELKPKMRAFMTLAFYAPSISGNVFFIWLIIFSGDRYGFMNGFLLELGFINEPIQFLRDEHYVLWIVLIVQLWLSLGVSFLAFIAGLQTIDRTLFEAGAVDGIKNRWQELWFITLPSMRPQLLFGAVMQITASFAVADVSTQLAGFPSVNYAAHTVVTHLEDYGTIRFEMGYASAIATVLFLIMVTVNIVVQKLLRKVGE; encoded by the coding sequence ATGAGTAGAGCGGGAATAGATAATACGAACATACCGCAACAAACAGCTTTAATCGGGCGCCCAGCCCCTACTCGTTTTCAGCTTTGGTGGCAGGAGGTTAAGAAGAATAAGCATTCTTACGTACTGATGAGCCCGTATATGCTGCTCTTCTTCCTGTTTACAGTTCTCCCTGTATGTATCGCGATCGTCATCAGTTTCACCTACTTCAACTTGCTGGAATTTCCGAAGTGGGTGGGCTGGCATAACTACAGTCGGATGTTCCTCGAGGACGAAATTTTCCTTACTGCAATTAAGAATACGTTTATCTTCGCAGGGATTACCGGTCCGATCAGCTACGCGATGTGTTTCGTCTTCGCATGGCTCGTTAATGAACTGAAGCCGAAGATGAGGGCCTTCATGACGCTAGCCTTCTATGCACCATCCATTTCAGGTAACGTCTTCTTCATCTGGCTCATTATTTTCTCAGGTGACCGTTACGGATTTATGAACGGCTTCTTGCTTGAGCTTGGTTTCATCAATGAGCCGATCCAATTTTTAAGAGATGAGCATTACGTGCTTTGGATCGTACTGATCGTACAGTTATGGCTTAGTCTCGGTGTCAGCTTTCTGGCCTTTATTGCGGGCCTACAGACGATCGATCGCACATTGTTCGAGGCAGGCGCTGTCGATGGAATTAAAAACCGCTGGCAGGAGCTCTGGTTCATCACATTACCTTCAATGCGACCACAGTTGTTGTTCGGTGCAGTTATGCAGATAACCGCCTCATTCGCCGTCGCCGACGTCTCGACGCAGCTCGCCGGATTTCCGAGCGTTAACTACGCGGCGCACACGGTTGTTACACATCTTGAGGATTATGGAACGATTCGGTTCGAGATGGGTTATGCGTCTGCGATTGCAACCGTACTGTTCTTAATTATGGTCACGGTCAACATTGTTGTGCAAAAACTGCTTAGAAAAGTAGGTGAATAA
- a CDS encoding glycosyl hydrolase family 53, with product MESNLFVKGMTYGWDTTRGAYRQPYALESLIRLKETGSEWIALSFYTYQNTTFSTEIVFDYGHTMTDRDIEHAVRQAKELGLKVCLKPVVNSRDGIWRAHIGFPNEIGSEPYWEAWFKSYRNFLLHYAELAEELDCEMFCIGCEMVLTESKTEYWRELIAEVRAIYSGPLIYNANHGSEEGVDWFDEVDLIGTSAYYPVASKPGDSVEAMVSKWQPVKERFARLHEKFGKKILFMEIGCRSAKGCAMMPWDFTHTELPFDEDEQANFYSSVIEAFWDEPWFSGFFWWDWSTKLYPLESAHEDRGFDIYGKKAEHIVKQWYAKDR from the coding sequence ATGGAGAGTAACTTATTCGTAAAAGGAATGACGTACGGCTGGGATACGACAAGAGGTGCTTATCGTCAGCCTTACGCGTTAGAGTCATTAATCAGATTGAAGGAAACCGGTAGTGAATGGATTGCATTATCTTTCTACACCTATCAAAATACAACGTTCTCAACTGAAATTGTATTCGATTATGGACACACGATGACGGATCGAGATATTGAGCATGCAGTGAGGCAAGCGAAGGAACTAGGACTCAAAGTATGCTTGAAGCCAGTAGTTAACTCAAGGGATGGAATTTGGCGTGCACATATTGGTTTCCCTAACGAGATCGGAAGCGAGCCCTATTGGGAGGCCTGGTTCAAGTCGTATCGAAATTTCTTGTTGCATTATGCGGAGCTTGCAGAAGAATTAGATTGTGAAATGTTCTGTATCGGTTGCGAAATGGTACTAACGGAATCAAAGACGGAGTATTGGCGGGAATTGATCGCAGAGGTTCGCGCCATCTATAGCGGCCCACTGATCTATAATGCGAATCACGGCTCAGAAGAAGGGGTCGATTGGTTCGATGAGGTTGACCTCATTGGGACAAGTGCTTATTATCCTGTAGCTTCTAAGCCTGGAGATAGCGTTGAGGCTATGGTAAGCAAGTGGCAACCTGTGAAAGAGAGGTTTGCACGCTTGCATGAGAAGTTCGGCAAGAAAATTTTATTTATGGAGATTGGTTGTCGCAGTGCTAAAGGCTGTGCAATGATGCCGTGGGACTTCACCCATACAGAACTACCGTTTGACGAGGATGAGCAAGCGAATTTCTATTCCTCAGTCATAGAAGCATTTTGGGATGAGCCTTGGTTTTCCGGATTTTTCTGGTGGGATTGGAGTACGAAGCTGTACCCCTTAGAGTCTGCACATGAGGATCGCGGGTTCGATATCTATGGGAAGAAGGCAGAACATATTGTAAAGCAATGGTATGCCAAAGACAGATAA
- a CDS encoding NHL repeat-containing protein, with protein MRISKWFRTLALSSALCVGGLMLVSSAQAAVPYVGYTYDGWNDRVWAPVAYAPAGVIAGETLGIGVFSNPDDLFVTDDKRVLIVDTGNSRIVVLDEQYRLLQVIDSFTYEGKEDKFNKPTGVFVTPDNEIYVADTDNHRVVRMSFEGQSDHIIVAPSSEFFATGFVFEPKKIVVDSAERVYVIANRVFDGIMQFDSKGNFENYFAANRVKYSVGDYVWKKYLSTKEQQSRTVQFIPTEYLSMDIDKTGFVYTTSVDDTSAGPKPIQRHNPTGTDVLIRQGFANPFGDLRYGPAGPSRLIDINVGPDGTYSTVDYKRGRVFTYDSEGKLLYIFGGIDDRVGTFREPSAVERIGDSYLVLDKNLQRMTIFNVTHFGQLMNDAVHYHYIGDEEKAAELWREILSLDANLDIAYSGVSKSMVREGDNENAADYAKYGMDRKSYSKAYKGLRKEVLKENFNAILTTILVLAIATFVLVQIRKYRRRKGGATHVESAD; from the coding sequence ATGAGAATTTCTAAGTGGTTTCGGACGCTCGCGCTCTCGTCTGCTCTCTGCGTTGGAGGGTTAATGCTCGTAAGCAGCGCTCAAGCTGCAGTTCCTTATGTTGGATACACGTATGATGGTTGGAATGATCGTGTATGGGCACCTGTAGCCTACGCACCAGCTGGTGTTATAGCAGGTGAAACGCTGGGGATCGGTGTGTTCAGCAACCCGGATGATCTGTTCGTCACTGACGATAAGCGCGTTCTTATTGTGGATACAGGAAATAGTCGGATTGTCGTTCTGGATGAACAGTATCGCTTACTGCAAGTAATCGACTCGTTTACCTATGAGGGAAAAGAAGATAAGTTCAACAAGCCAACAGGCGTCTTCGTAACACCAGACAATGAAATCTATGTTGCAGATACGGACAATCATCGTGTCGTCCGTATGAGCTTTGAAGGACAATCGGATCACATTATTGTAGCGCCATCATCTGAGTTTTTTGCTACAGGCTTTGTATTCGAACCGAAGAAGATTGTAGTAGATTCAGCAGAACGCGTGTATGTCATTGCCAATCGGGTATTTGATGGCATCATGCAGTTTGATAGCAAAGGGAACTTTGAAAACTACTTTGCCGCAAATAGGGTTAAGTATAGCGTTGGCGACTATGTGTGGAAAAAGTACTTGTCTACGAAGGAGCAACAGTCACGGACGGTTCAATTTATTCCGACAGAGTACTTGAGTATGGATATCGATAAGACTGGATTCGTCTATACGACTAGCGTCGATGACACGTCAGCTGGTCCGAAGCCAATCCAACGTCACAATCCTACCGGCACGGACGTACTCATTCGTCAAGGGTTTGCCAATCCTTTCGGAGACTTGCGTTATGGACCTGCAGGTCCATCGCGATTGATCGATATCAATGTTGGTCCAGACGGCACTTACAGTACAGTCGACTACAAGCGAGGCAGAGTGTTCACTTACGACTCTGAAGGTAAGTTGCTTTACATCTTTGGAGGTATAGATGATCGTGTGGGTACGTTCCGTGAGCCTTCTGCGGTAGAGAGAATCGGAGATTCCTATCTGGTGCTCGACAAAAATTTGCAACGGATGACAATCTTTAATGTTACGCATTTTGGTCAATTGATGAACGATGCGGTTCACTATCATTACATTGGGGATGAAGAGAAAGCAGCCGAGCTATGGCGAGAAATATTGAGCCTGGACGCGAACTTGGATATCGCTTATAGCGGTGTGAGTAAATCCATGGTTCGCGAGGGTGACAACGAGAATGCGGCTGACTACGCGAAGTATGGTATGGATCGCAAATCGTATTCGAAGGCATATAAGGGCTTACGGAAAGAGGTATTGAAGGAAAACTTCAATGCGATTCTTACGACGATTTTAGTGCTAGCGATCGCGACCTTTGTGCTCGTGCAAATACGGAAATACAGAAGAAGGAAAGGGGGGGCTACACATGTGGAAAGCGCGGATTAA
- a CDS encoding DUF5060 domain-containing protein, translating into MLKNLSAKARIGVVALIVLIGIGIVTLVVILASNKDQATEATPIVKDVILFEDADGMLGPTLIETTVMVEQPGLYEKFELMLKLQQTYNNPFDPDEIDLSAVFVSPQGKEWHINGFYNGYNWRVRFAPNEVGNWRYRIVMKDKTGTNYGEEAGFEAVTSARKGWIRVSNQNKRFFEHDNGTSFYGVGVAYPWSVSESRLDIIKASGGNLITYWNGDYDSGGGKNQLESVSSGIGRYDTYKAERVDEIVDLLEAREMKMNFAIWPHDSLTDKLPGWPATWQKNAYSTLGEAKDFYTSEEMWKYQEKLYRYIIARWGHSEAIGTWDLVVEISGTDGWALGDPKAANAWIEKVHRYFKENDPYNHPTNGSRAGNEDDYWAEGYKVLDVSDRENYYGLNAAEYAKDIQMRWPRYEKPLVIGETGNIADVNTYHDAIWTGLSNGLAGIPVWWDITKMNDEMFTQMKAISTFVERISFNEAREPIALASKMIQQQLDKEQPIPYGKSATDWSQPDWAQANLDENGAQYSVKEDGDALATQMRFATGSFSQGAVTTYFNKSDWSYYDQLHIDVYIEQQGSEEIKVRPVLFPNNTWDEGEDISDVKLTSGQWTTLAIPLRNAPEYYWRNASITEADLKLMMGLGLKFYTVASSTSAKPVVVKFKNPRLIADQAPTIEVQESKGWVMKGNSTSYGWLIAGNGTAGGKSANIEGLGPIHATVSWFDPWKGEFIGDTAVESKGDRLTITAPNTSNRDVAFIISRNE; encoded by the coding sequence ATGTTAAAAAACTTAAGTGCTAAAGCTCGAATAGGGGTAGTCGCTCTTATTGTTCTAATTGGAATTGGGATCGTTACTCTCGTAGTGATCTTAGCTTCGAATAAAGATCAAGCAACGGAGGCAACTCCAATTGTGAAAGATGTCATTTTATTTGAGGATGCTGACGGAATGTTAGGACCTACGCTAATAGAGACAACTGTAATGGTCGAGCAACCAGGCTTATATGAGAAGTTCGAGCTTATGTTAAAACTTCAGCAAACGTATAATAATCCATTTGATCCTGACGAGATCGATCTTAGTGCGGTCTTCGTATCTCCGCAAGGAAAAGAGTGGCATATTAATGGATTTTACAACGGGTATAACTGGCGTGTGCGATTTGCTCCGAATGAGGTTGGCAATTGGAGATATCGTATCGTCATGAAGGATAAGACGGGAACGAATTATGGGGAGGAAGCCGGCTTTGAAGCAGTGACTTCTGCTCGTAAAGGCTGGATTCGCGTCTCAAATCAAAATAAAAGGTTTTTCGAGCATGACAATGGTACTTCATTCTATGGGGTGGGTGTTGCTTATCCGTGGAGTGTATCTGAATCTAGACTAGACATCATTAAGGCGAGCGGTGGTAATTTAATTACGTATTGGAATGGCGATTACGACTCTGGTGGCGGTAAGAACCAATTGGAATCGGTAAGCTCAGGAATTGGAAGGTACGATACCTACAAAGCAGAGCGCGTAGATGAAATCGTTGATTTATTAGAAGCAAGAGAGATGAAGATGAATTTCGCGATTTGGCCTCACGACTCATTAACAGATAAGCTGCCTGGGTGGCCAGCGACATGGCAGAAGAATGCGTACTCAACTCTTGGAGAAGCGAAGGATTTCTATACAAGTGAGGAAATGTGGAAGTATCAAGAGAAGCTATATCGCTACATCATCGCACGTTGGGGTCATAGCGAGGCCATTGGTACATGGGATTTAGTCGTTGAAATTTCAGGCACAGATGGATGGGCGCTTGGAGATCCGAAAGCTGCGAACGCTTGGATCGAGAAGGTTCACCGTTATTTCAAAGAAAATGATCCCTACAATCATCCAACGAATGGCTCGCGTGCTGGGAATGAGGATGATTATTGGGCAGAAGGATACAAAGTTCTCGATGTATCAGACCGTGAGAATTACTACGGGCTAAATGCAGCAGAATATGCTAAGGACATTCAGATGAGATGGCCAAGGTATGAAAAGCCACTCGTTATCGGAGAAACTGGCAATATTGCAGACGTAAATACGTATCACGATGCGATATGGACAGGATTATCGAATGGTCTAGCGGGCATTCCCGTATGGTGGGACATTACGAAAATGAACGATGAAATGTTCACTCAGATGAAGGCGATCTCTACCTTCGTAGAGAGGATCAGCTTCAATGAAGCACGTGAACCAATCGCTCTAGCATCGAAGATGATTCAGCAACAGTTAGATAAGGAGCAGCCGATCCCGTACGGGAAGTCGGCAACGGATTGGAGTCAGCCTGATTGGGCTCAGGCAAATCTCGATGAGAATGGTGCCCAATATTCCGTTAAGGAAGATGGGGATGCACTGGCAACCCAAATGCGATTCGCCACAGGCAGTTTCTCGCAAGGAGCGGTTACGACCTATTTTAACAAAAGTGATTGGTCCTATTACGATCAGCTTCACATTGATGTATATATCGAGCAACAAGGATCGGAGGAAATTAAAGTACGTCCAGTACTGTTCCCGAACAACACTTGGGACGAAGGCGAAGACATTAGCGATGTGAAGCTTACATCTGGACAATGGACAACGCTTGCTATTCCTTTGCGTAACGCTCCTGAGTACTATTGGCGCAATGCCTCGATTACTGAAGCTGATCTGAAGCTGATGATGGGACTGGGATTGAAATTTTATACGGTTGCGTCATCAACGAGTGCAAAGCCAGTTGTAGTGAAGTTTAAGAATCCAAGGCTGATCGCAGATCAAGCACCTACCATCGAGGTACAGGAAAGCAAGGGTTGGGTAATGAAGGGCAATTCAACCTCGTATGGTTGGTTGATCGCAGGAAACGGCACGGCTGGTGGCAAATCGGCAAACATTGAAGGTTTAGGGCCAATTCATGCAACGGTATCTTGGTTTGATCCATGGAAGGGCGAATTCATTGGAGACACAGCTGTGGAGTCGAAGGGTGATCGACTAACGATTACCGCACCGAACACGAGCAATCGAGATGTCGCTTTCATCATAAGTAGAAATGAATGA
- a CDS encoding extracellular solute-binding protein yields the protein MLKRLRRYIKPALWTTVVVTILAWWIYGTDSTMVHANLINNLDELHTYSESSYQNYKNKHEDTTRPTKTIRIEGEAFTSSDNCECTVLKDYEGATGEALRTSDTGSVTWKFNVPEEGAYTLKLRYFTEPGKSAAIERSLLVDGALPFDEASSVTFDRVWTNEVDTFKRDNRDNEIRPSQVEVPTWLERSFKDSQGLYADPFLFFFTKGEHTITLEGKREPIVIDYLELYQEQELPTYAEVKLQYEANGYQSPTNVSVKVQAEHAVRKSSPTLYPVSDHSSPATEPYSVSKIRLNTIGGNNWRMPSQWIEWEIEVPQDGLYQLGLKIRQDQLRGLFSNRKLSIDGVIPFKEMESLTFNYSSSWKMFVPGGDDPYQFYLTKGKHTIKLEADLGEVSSLVRTVQSSMLEINRIYRKILVITSADPDPFRDYQLGKRIPEMASVFSQQSDVLYSVAEKLYELTGEKSDKTAILYMLAKELKEFSEDTDIIPRNLKQFKTDVGSLGTWLLTVREMPLQLDYLMITSPDVQLPAASASTLESFGHTVSSFGHSFIEDYNSIGNLAEGSKKVTVWIGTGRDQAQVVKQLIDDTFTPEMLIGVDLKLVDMSILLSATLAGQGPDVAMMIGNGDPVNYAMRSASYDLSQFPDFKQVADRFTESAMVPYQFNGGVYGLSEQQIFDVLFYRIDILEELGLKVPQTWDDVYKMIPDLKKNNMEFGLPILNTKIQQSPALPINEAFAMLLYQHGGSFYKEDSSGSNLDTEIGMSTFQQWTDFYTAYKFPVDYDFVNRFRLGEVPIGIDPYTTYNTLSVFAPEIRGQWAFTLVPGTLKEDGSIDRSIAFNGTSVMMLDSAKDKDSAWEFMKWWTSKETQVQYGREMESLMGESARYPTSNVEALAELPWPVSDFKTLSEQRTWVKGIPEIPGGYFTGRILDNAFRRVINSSENARDALYDQVLYMNNEIAIKRDEFGLSKKARGSSQ from the coding sequence GTGTTGAAGCGACTTCGCCGGTATATCAAGCCAGCACTATGGACAACAGTCGTCGTCACCATTCTAGCTTGGTGGATCTATGGAACAGATTCAACGATGGTGCACGCGAATTTGATCAATAATTTAGATGAACTACATACCTACTCAGAAAGCAGCTACCAGAATTATAAGAACAAGCATGAAGATACGACAAGGCCGACTAAGACGATTCGAATTGAGGGTGAGGCTTTTACCTCATCAGACAATTGCGAATGTACAGTATTAAAAGATTACGAGGGTGCAACGGGAGAAGCATTGCGTACAAGCGATACGGGCTCGGTGACATGGAAGTTTAATGTGCCTGAAGAAGGGGCTTATACACTAAAGCTTCGTTATTTCACTGAACCCGGTAAAAGTGCTGCAATCGAGCGTTCCCTTTTGGTAGATGGAGCGTTGCCTTTTGATGAGGCTTCCTCAGTTACCTTTGATCGTGTTTGGACGAATGAAGTGGATACTTTTAAGAGAGATAATCGTGATAACGAAATTAGACCGAGCCAGGTAGAAGTTCCGACATGGCTAGAGCGTTCGTTCAAGGATTCCCAAGGTCTCTATGCGGATCCATTCCTCTTCTTCTTTACGAAGGGAGAGCACACGATTACGCTTGAGGGCAAGCGCGAGCCGATCGTCATTGATTATTTAGAGCTATACCAAGAGCAAGAGCTTCCAACCTATGCTGAAGTCAAACTACAGTATGAGGCAAACGGATATCAATCACCAACGAATGTATCGGTTAAAGTACAGGCAGAGCATGCGGTGCGTAAATCTTCACCGACATTGTATCCGGTTTCCGACCATTCAAGCCCTGCAACTGAACCGTACAGCGTATCCAAGATTCGTCTGAATACGATTGGGGGCAACAACTGGCGGATGCCAAGCCAATGGATCGAATGGGAGATCGAGGTACCGCAAGATGGTCTTTACCAGCTTGGACTTAAGATTCGTCAAGACCAACTTCGTGGACTTTTCTCGAATCGCAAGCTATCGATTGATGGTGTCATTCCGTTCAAAGAGATGGAATCGCTTACCTTTAATTATAGTTCCAGTTGGAAGATGTTCGTCCCTGGAGGCGATGATCCGTATCAATTCTATCTGACGAAGGGCAAGCACACGATTAAGCTGGAAGCAGACTTAGGGGAAGTGTCGTCTCTCGTTCGTACAGTCCAGTCAAGCATGCTTGAAATTAATCGAATCTATCGCAAGATCTTGGTCATTACATCTGCAGATCCTGATCCGTTCCGCGATTATCAGTTAGGCAAACGGATACCAGAGATGGCAAGCGTGTTTTCCCAGCAAAGTGATGTTCTCTATTCAGTTGCGGAAAAACTGTATGAGCTAACAGGTGAGAAGAGTGATAAGACAGCGATTCTGTACATGCTAGCAAAAGAATTGAAGGAATTTTCGGAGGATACCGATATCATTCCGCGCAACCTGAAGCAATTCAAGACAGACGTAGGCTCTTTAGGAACATGGCTGTTAACGGTGCGCGAAATGCCACTACAGCTAGATTATTTAATGATCACTAGCCCGGATGTACAGTTGCCTGCTGCAAGCGCGAGTACGCTTGAAAGCTTCGGACATACGGTTAGCTCATTCGGACACTCTTTTATTGAAGATTACAACTCCATTGGCAACTTAGCCGAAGGAAGCAAGAAGGTAACGGTGTGGATCGGTACAGGGCGAGATCAAGCACAGGTTGTCAAGCAATTGATCGACGATACCTTTACACCTGAGATGTTAATTGGTGTAGATCTTAAGCTCGTTGATATGAGCATTCTATTATCTGCAACGTTAGCTGGCCAAGGTCCAGATGTGGCGATGATGATAGGGAATGGAGACCCTGTTAACTATGCAATGCGAAGTGCCTCCTATGATTTATCCCAATTCCCTGATTTTAAACAGGTAGCAGATCGTTTTACTGAAAGTGCAATGGTGCCGTATCAGTTCAATGGAGGTGTGTACGGACTTTCTGAACAACAAATCTTTGATGTTTTGTTTTATCGAATCGATATTTTGGAAGAGCTTGGCTTGAAGGTTCCTCAGACTTGGGATGATGTTTATAAGATGATTCCAGATTTAAAAAAGAACAACATGGAGTTCGGCTTGCCGATTCTAAATACGAAGATTCAGCAGTCGCCAGCATTACCGATTAATGAAGCGTTCGCTATGCTGCTCTATCAGCATGGTGGCAGCTTCTACAAAGAAGATTCATCCGGCAGCAACTTAGATACTGAAATTGGAATGTCCACGTTCCAGCAATGGACGGACTTCTATACCGCATATAAGTTCCCGGTAGACTACGATTTCGTGAACCGCTTCCGTCTAGGCGAAGTACCAATCGGTATCGATCCGTATACGACGTATAACACGTTGTCTGTATTCGCGCCAGAAATTCGTGGTCAATGGGCATTTACCCTCGTGCCTGGTACGTTGAAGGAGGACGGCTCAATTGATCGGTCTATTGCCTTTAACGGAACATCGGTCATGATGCTAGACTCCGCGAAGGACAAAGATTCCGCTTGGGAGTTTATGAAGTGGTGGACTTCGAAGGAAACACAAGTGCAATATGGACGCGAAATGGAAAGCTTGATGGGTGAATCCGCACGCTATCCGACATCGAACGTTGAAGCGCTAGCAGAGCTCCCTTGGCCAGTGTCCGACTTCAAAACATTGAGCGAGCAAAGAACATGGGTTAAAGGTATTCCTGAAATACCTGGTGGCTACTTTACGGGACGTATTCTCGACAATGCATTCCGTAGGGTAATCAATTCTAGTGAAAATGCGCGCGATGCTCTCTATGATCAAGTGCTGTATATGAATAATGAAATCGCGATTAAGCGAGATGAGTTCGGCTTATCGAAGAAAGCAAGGGGGAGCAGCCAATGA